aaaagccctggctatctacttctgagaggttgtcacagccttggaaaccctatggagcgattctactctgcaaacacagggtcaccatgaatcggaaatgacccaatggcaactaacaacaacaacgttctaGCTTTGAATTTGTCTATTCTTTATATGAATAATCAGAAAAGACCATATGTCTACTATCTTCCAGGCCACTGCTACTGCCAGGCCAGCTGGGGGTGATTCAGGGATTAATACCAGTTTTAGTCCTCAAGGAGCTGATCACCTACTAAGTAAATGCACAAATCAAACTAACAATTACAAGACAATGTAACAAGCACTACGCAGCAGATCTATGACAAGggcatttaactgtgtgtgtgtggtgaggcaATGGGGGTACGTCAGGGAAGGTTCTTGAGAACAGGTGAGGTGAGGCAGAGAAaaagctagaaagtggcagagtgCTGACCTATTTAAATATCTATAGTTAggttggtaaggagccctggtggcacagtggctaaagcgctcagctggtaacctaaaggtcagtcgttcaaacccaccaggcactccatgggagaaagatatgggagcctgcttctgtagagattacagccttggaaaccctgtggggcagttctctgtcctacagggttactatgagtcggaaccaacctggTGGCAATGGGGTTTTAATTACGCTGATGTGGTTGAAATAAAGGCAGACGCACATAAAGATCCGTGGGTGAAAAAGCTGCTACATAATCTGAATTTTATCCTCAAGACTAAAGGGCAATTACACATGTGTGTACGTatccttgcacacacacacaaatggataGAGGGCTTCTGAAAACATGACACTTGCCATTCCATTGCCTCATCAAGTCCAGTGCCTTTGGTTGCTGAAGTTTTGAATATTTGCCATTTTCGGTCCTTCAAGGCAGGTAATCCAAGTGAATTTGCCATTTCTGAGGGAGTCATGGCCTGTTCCATGTCCTGCTTATTTGCAAACACCACTAAAATGGCTTTTCTCAGCTCTTCttcctaaagaaaatggaagatatTTCATTTTCCCAACCAATTTGCTCCAATTGAGttcaaaaagaaatttcaaaaaaatgttatttttaaagtatatattttctaattattaatgaaCTCAATGTTTATTATAAATTAGCTGAAATtatagaaaagtataaagaaaggAAGCATCGTCCATAATCCCACTGCCCAAACATTATCAACATTAACATTTCGGGTATTTTCTACTAGTGCTTTGTTCTGTAGACAGTTATAGCTTATTCAGTAAACATATTTACAATTTAATTTCATATTTGCAGAATAGCTGTATTCCCtgcttggattttctttttttgtctgcaAGAGGAATAAGAAGTAATTtgcataaaagaaaaagataccaaaggcattaaaaaaaaaaaaaacaaaaccctggatTCTTTTAAATTATTCCTGCAAATGACAATCTACACTGGAAACAACAAGAGCAAATGTAAATTATTTCTCCATATATTAATGAAGTTTTCTTACCTCCAACATGGCAACTAACTCTGATTTGGAAATGCCAATTCGGTCTCGGTCACAACTGTCTACTACATAAATGACTGCATCTGTGTTTGAATAATAACATCGCCAGTATGGCCtagagaaagttaaaaaaaaaaaaaaggaagaatgattATTTGAAAGAGTTACATGCCCAATCCTGCCCCACCACACGTTACGATCACGGAATGATTCACCGTGGCTGTTGGACATATAGCATCTCTCTCAGATAAGGGATCGAAAGAATGTTGATTAACACTGAATCACAGGACCAAGGAGTTTCAGGATGGGTTCAGACTTCACGGCGAGAGAATGTATTTATAATCTATAAAATCACTAAATGTACAGCTTGAAAAGGTTACACACAGACCTGTTCATTACAGTTTATAAGTCTAACCAGGAACCCTTTAAGatagcttttaaatttttttaatgtgattttatAGTTACTCTAAATTGATCACTGAGGTTAGGTGTTAAATTGATCACTGAAGACACCAAGAAGTAGCAATGGCTAAAATTTGGAATGGGCTCAAAACCAGTTTCAAGAAATGTAACAAGTCAAAAGGAGCCAGGATGTTTGGGGAATGTACTGCTAACCTTGTAAGATGGTACCATAGTGAGCAATcatcttgttgccatcaagttgattcccactcatggcgaccccatgtatgcagagtaaaactgctccatagggttttcaaggctgcgacctttcagcagcagatcgccaggcctgtctttcaaggagcatctgagtgggttcaaactgtcaacctttcaactagcagtCAAGCATTCACAGTTGCCATGCCAAGTATAGAAAGCTGGTAGAGGAGACCTGAATTCTGGAGCACATCTACGTTCACATAATTAGCCCCAACTGctttctcgtctcccctccagacaggagctgcccacgtagtctcctgtgtctacttgatccaagaagctcactcctcatcagtatcattttctatcttatagtccagtccaatccctctcgaaagagttggctttggcaatagttccagtcttgggcttacagaaggtctagggaccatgacctccagggtccttctcgtctcagtcagaccattaagtctggtctttttacaagaatttgaggtctgcatcccactgctctcctgctccctcagggattctctgttgtgttccctgtcagggaagtcattgattgtagccgggcgccatctagttcttctggtctcaggctgatgtagtctctgctttacgtggccctttctatctcttgggctcataattaccttgtgtctttagtgttcttcattctcctttgctccaggtgggttgagaccaattgatgcgtctcagatggctgcttactagcatttaagaccccagatgccactcaccaaagtgggattcagaatgttttcttaatagattttattatgccaattgacctagatgtcccctgaaaccatggtcctcaaacccctacccctgctacactggccttcaaagcatttggtttatttaggaaacttcactgcttttggtttagtccagtcatgctgacctctcctgtactgtgtgttgtctttccctttgcctgaaatagttcttgtctactatctaattaatgaatacccctctccttctctccctccccactctcgtaaccatcaaagaatattttcttctctgtttaaactatttcttgagttcttatcatagtggtctcatataatatttgtccttttgcctgtaAGGAATTTTTATAAATTCCAAAACAGTCCGTCTCCCTGAGGAAGGGGCTGACAAGAACTAAACAAAAGGGCATTTTTAGTTAAAAACTACTGAAGTCACTGGGTCTTGAAATTTCTGtgaaaatgtttttcatttaaatGATACCTGAAAAACTGGCTTCCTTAAACAGGTTTTAATTTAGTCGATGctcttaaagaagagaaatttcaaATTGCACCTCATTTTAAACTAGGTGACTCCCATTTAAGATACAAAGGAAGATATATTTTGGGTTAACTATTAACCCTTAAAAGAGCCAATAAACATTAAATACCACAAAATAAATAACCTGGGCTTTGTACCGTACCTGATGCTTGTCTGCCCTCCTAAATCCCAGACTTGGAATTTGAGGTTTTTGTATGTTACTGTCTCAACGTTAAATCCAATGGCTGAAAGAGAAATCAAACCAGTCATATGTGCAAGACTAACACAGTCTACCTTCAAAGTATCTGCTCCAATTAAATGGCTGCTTTACACACCATCCTTGTCCTGTGCATGTAAACAATGGTAGAACTGTTGAATCGCATTATTGGTTGAGATATTATTACATTTTAAAGACAAGATAGTAAACTGTgcaatatacacatatacataccacCACCAAGTAGCAAGATCAGCATGATCTTTAGGTTGTACGCAAATTCCCAGCCAGCTCAGGAAACAtacaattctttgttgttgttagctgtggtcGAGTTtgccccaactcacagtgaccccatgcacgacggaacaaaacgctgcccagtcctgtgccatccgatGATCAGGTGCGggctggacaatgttctgttgtgatctatagaattttctttggctggtttttggaagtagattgccaggtctttcttcctagaccaTGTTAGTccggaagttctgctgaaacctgttcagcatcatagcaacaggcaagccatcGCTGACAGACAGGAGGTGGCTGCACACAaggtgcactggctgagaatcaaacctgggtatCCCAAATGGGAGGCgagaattataccactgaaccacctcaaTGAAAATCCTATTATGTTAAGCTCCCCTCAAAATACTGTACTAGCATACAAAAAGTACTCAGAAAGTTATTATTTAGAGAAAGTATAGCTGTAGATGAACTAGAAAAACCTGGAATTTTGGTAGCTAACAAATAAACAGCGTTCAAAACCAAGAAAGACGAGACTCTAAACTTCACTGGGTAAGGACATAACTACAGTGGCATACTGCTTTTTGGAAGCTGGGTTGTCTAAGGATGGCAATCTCACCTACCCTCTGCAAACATCCTCAAGATCTGACTTGGAATAATGTCAAAGCTGGATGGTCAAAGAGGTGTCCCATCCATTCTCTGTGCTACCACATGGGTAAGGCAGGATACTTCCATTTTCACTGAAATGAAACTAAACGAATGTGGAGAGGATGCTGGAAAAAATTAGGAGTTTTATATACAGACACAGTTATATATACAAATGCTAACTAGTATTTTACAAGCTTAAAAAAAATCGAAGTGAAAATGACTTGCCTGTACCAGGacagttaatttttgttttagatttaaGTGTATTCTGGTAAATCATGCTTATGAGTATTTGGCAAGTATGTCTATTACAACTAAAAAATAACCATATTATGAAAAACCTGAGTGACAAACTAAAGAGCAAGTTAGTGATGTCTCCCCTAGGATTAGGGAGCAATGTAATCACCTTACCTTCACCATGAACAAGAACCATTGTGTACACGCAAAGGACAAGAGTGGGGCATAAAGCAGCATTAACTGAAAAGTAATCCACTGTGCTGTGTGCACTGAAGGTGCCACCAAAGGACACCACAGCATATAAATGGACAACTCTGAGAAAAACCAAAGGACTGAAATTTGCTGAAGGTagcaaaaagaaataatagaTGTTATGGgtccaaaggaaaccctggtggcatagtggttaagagctacggctgctaaccaaaaggtcagcagttcaaatccaccaggtcttccttggaaaccctataaatagttctactctgccctttagggttgctatgagccagaattgacttgacggcaacaggtttggtttggttggtatgGGTccgaaacctttttttttttaaatctgcaagTTTAAATATTAATAATGTAGAAATACCTTGAGTGACAGCAAAACTTTGGAAACATAATCTAAAGACACTCCAGCAAACTGTATGAATTTTTAAACTTAGTTTAAatgtacagtgaaatctgtgagagctggaactcagttggactgccttgtttttctaggtctcacaagttttccacctttgacaggcaCACACACCATTTTTCTACCgctctctatttagtggaaaatatttgagttttccttctctgacaggtttctgccttatacaggttttggctttcacaggttttactgtattatctTCAAGGAAATTTAGGTCAACaagtaaaaaatgtaaaaataacagTACTTTTAGTCAAACTAGACTGAGAATATTATTCTAAGATATCAACAACTGAGTTAAAGCTGCGGTGTTGCTTCTCTTGATTTAGGTCCCAGATTACTTCACCACTCATCTCCACAAGTCAGACCTTTTTAAAAGTAATCAACAGAATTACTTCAGAGAAATTAAACTGAATTAAAATAGTAATACAGAAAAACCCACTTCACGTGTAATAACATCACTTAGCATTACTATAATACTTTATACAGGTTTACGAGGTACTTTTATTTCCCCTCAAAGCAAGGGGATATTCATTTTACCAGTAAAGACACTAGTTCTCAAGGAGATTAAGAGACTTAACCAAAGCCAATTTATAAAGAGCAAAACCCTGCCACATAGGaggaccaaccaaaccaaactcattgccgtcaggtccattccaattcacagccatcctataggacagagtagaactgtcccacggggtttccaaggagcagctggtgaattgaaactgccaaccttttggttaatagccgagctcttaaccactgtgtcaccagagctccgtGTAGTAGGACCcaccaccaaaacccactgccatggagttgattctgactcatagtgaccctatagggcagagtagaacagccccatagagtttccaaggagcacctggtggatttgaactgctgaccttttggttagcagccatatcacttaaccactatgccacgagggtttcctgtaGGACAGTGGCCTTAAATTATACAAAACTGCATCTCAGTTTTTGGAAAAAATGTTACCAATATTATGTTCCTACTAGAAGTTTGCAAACCTTAATAATTATTATATAAATGATTTATCAATTCCAAGTCTGGACTTCAAAAATAAATTAGATGGAAACCAGGAAACTCCTACAATTAGTTTATCATACCAGCACTTACTAGGAATAGTAGTAACGACTTCTCCAACCTGTAATCTGTACAAAATTGTGGTTTTCCCTGCTCCATCTAATCCCAAAATTAAAATCCTCATTTCCCGGGTTCcaaacagactggaaaaaatacttgagaaaaagccacctaaaataaaataaaaacaagtgtaTTCAGTATCATTTTGTGAAAACAGATACTCAAAACATTAAATCTTGCTCTTCGGAAGCTATACCGAATTAAAAACTCTTTCctcagttcataaaaaaaaaaaaaagttcataggtGCTTATTTTTGTTCACAGTGAAATAGACTATTCAACATCAAATAAGTATCTATTGATTACTACCATATCCCAAATACTGTGCCAGGGAGGGCAAGAGGATACACTAAAGAATAAGAGAACAGGGCCCCTGCCCTGCTGGTGCTCAATTTCCAGTCAAGTGATTATAGATATCTAGCATGATCTCATTACTACCTCTAAAAATCCAAGGGCTTCTCAGAATGACAGTGAGGCAATGAGATCCCTGAATATGTGAAGCAATTATTATCACGATACAACAGTAGTGTcaccatgttgctgttgttaggtgccatcgagttggttccaactctaagcacaacagaatgaagtactgctgggtcctgtgccattctcacgatcattgctatgcttgagcccatcattgcagccactgtgtcaatctatctcattgagggtcctcctctctttgctgaccctctactttaccaagcatgatgtccttctccagggactggttcttcctgataacatgtccaaagtacatgagcagAAGTcttaccaccctcacttctaaggagcattctggctgtacttccaaaacagatgtgttcattttttggcagtccatgatctaTTCAAtctccttcaccaacaccataactcaaaggcatcagttcttcagttttccttattcattgtccagcttcgcAAGCATATacagcgattgaaaataccatggcttggttcagacacactttagtcctcaaaatgacatctttgctttttaatactttaaagacgtcttctgcagatttgcccaatgaaatacatcttctgatctcttgactgctgcttccatgggtgctgattgtggttccaagtaaaatgacatccttgacaacttcaatctcttctccatttatcatgatgttgcttattggtcctgctgtgaagatttttgttttatgttgaggtgtaatacatactgaaggctgtggtctttgatcttcatcagtaagtgcttcaagccctctttgctttcagcaagcaaggttgtgccatctacataatgtaggttgttaatgagtcttcctccaatcctgatgccacatttttctttggtccagcttctcagattatttgcttagcatatggactgaataaatatggtgaaaaggtaCAGCCCTgaagcacacccttcctgattttaaaccatgtagtatctccttgtttttgttggaatgactgcctcttggtctatgtacaggttcctcatgagtacatgTTCTGGCATTCTCATTCTTCAAATTagtatccacaatttgttatcatccacacagctgaaggcctttgcaaagtcaataaaacgcacataaacatctttctggtattctctgctttcagccaagattcatctgacatcagcagtgatatcccccgttccacatcctcttctgaacctaacttgaacttctggcagttccctgttgatgcaatgctacaaccacttttgacttatcttcagcaaaattttatttgtgcatgatattgtttgataatttctgcattctgttggatcaactttctttggaatgggcacaaatatagatctctgccagtcagttggctgtcttccaaatttcttagcatagaagagtgagcacttccagcatgcatcggtttgttgaaacatttatttcaactggtattctgtcaattcctggagccttgttttttgtcaatgccttcagcgcagcttggacttcttcctttaataccattggttcttgaccatatgctacc
The DNA window shown above is from Elephas maximus indicus isolate mEleMax1 chromosome 4, mEleMax1 primary haplotype, whole genome shotgun sequence and carries:
- the ARL1 gene encoding ADP-ribosylation factor-like protein 1; this translates as MGGFFSSIFSSLFGTREMRILILGLDGAGKTTILYRLQVGEVVTTIPTIGFNVETVTYKNLKFQVWDLGGQTSIRPYWRCYYSNTDAVIYVVDSCDRDRIGISKSELVAMLEEEELRKAILVVFANKQDMEQAMTPSEMANSLGLPALKDRKWQIFKTSATKGTGLDEAMEWLVETLKSRQ